Proteins from a genomic interval of Candidatus Thiopontia autotrophica:
- the tolA gene encoding cell envelope integrity protein TolA, whose translation MDLPPLRSSLILHLVLVSAVLLVDVELFDSDKPLSHAPVIRAYAVDGEVLKRIEEKKITDKRAAEQKIKNRERKRKEKLKREKENKLKQQRLKKKREKEKKAAAKKAKEKRKRELERKKKAKEKKAKEKKAKEKKARAKRLKQQQLKKRRELEKKEKERRREKRLREEMMLEAELESEQIINSRRESGAGPQKLAQLRATIRQQIERVWNRPKSAPKDSSCRVKVTLVPGGHVGKVTVVSRSGNEAFDLSVVQAVNRAAPFPVPGSAALRRELRELEMTFEN comes from the coding sequence GTGGATCTCCCCCCTTTAAGATCATCTCTGATTCTTCATCTTGTGCTGGTGTCGGCTGTGTTGCTGGTTGACGTAGAGCTGTTTGATAGTGATAAACCCTTGTCCCATGCCCCGGTGATTCGTGCCTATGCAGTTGATGGTGAGGTGCTCAAGAGGATAGAAGAGAAAAAAATTACGGACAAGCGTGCGGCAGAGCAAAAGATCAAGAACAGAGAGCGTAAGAGAAAAGAGAAGTTAAAAAGAGAAAAAGAGAACAAACTGAAGCAGCAGAGGCTGAAAAAGAAGAGAGAGAAAGAAAAGAAGGCTGCAGCGAAAAAGGCGAAAGAGAAGAGAAAGAGAGAGCTGGAGCGTAAGAAAAAAGCCAAAGAGAAAAAAGCCAAAGAGAAAAAAGCCAAAGAGAAAAAGGCGAGAGCAAAGAGGCTTAAGCAGCAGCAGCTGAAAAAGAGGAGAGAGCTGGAAAAAAAGGAAAAAGAGAGGCGTAGAGAGAAGAGGTTACGAGAGGAGATGATGCTTGAGGCTGAACTGGAGAGTGAACAGATTATTAATTCCAGAAGAGAGTCTGGAGCTGGCCCACAGAAGCTGGCACAATTGCGAGCAACCATTCGTCAGCAGATTGAGCGGGTCTGGAATAGGCCAAAAAGTGCGCCAAAAGATAGTTCATGCCGAGTAAAGGTAACCCTTGTTCCTGGTGGTCATGTTGGTAAGGTCACAGTAGTTAGCAGAAGTGGTAATGAGGCATTTGATTTGTCGGTTGTACAGGCAGTTAACCGGGCAGCTCCTTTTCCTGTACCGGGGTCTGCAGCACTGAGAAGAGAGTTAAGAGAGTTGGAGATGACATTTGAAAATTAG
- a CDS encoding helix-hairpin-helix domain-containing protein, with protein MKYFIGLVMFMFSLTVFAQDKININEAGLKTLIKLEHIGKKRAQMIIDHRELSPFATISEIMNITGIGKKAFEANRDIITVE; from the coding sequence ATGAAATATTTTATAGGTTTAGTTATGTTTATGTTTTCATTGACTGTTTTTGCTCAAGACAAGATCAATATAAACGAAGCAGGGTTAAAAACATTGATCAAACTGGAGCATATAGGCAAGAAGAGAGCGCAGATGATAATCGATCATCGTGAACTCTCCCCATTTGCAACCATCAGTGAGATTATGAACATCACCGGGATCGGCAAAAAGGCCTTTGAGGCGAACCGTGACATAATCACCGTGGAGTAG
- the tolR gene encoding protein TolR produces MSRQRARKRPMASINVVPYIDVMLVLLIIFMVTAPLLTQGVKVELPKVDAELVENSKQEPVVVTVREDGSFYMNIGDHPEEPVEQHILQKRVSVLMNRKPGTEVLVRGDHKVDYGTVVSIMALLQQSGVPSVGLVTDQP; encoded by the coding sequence ATGAGTCGTCAGCGTGCTCGTAAACGGCCCATGGCCTCAATAAATGTAGTCCCATACATTGATGTAATGCTGGTTTTGCTGATTATCTTTATGGTAACTGCACCTCTACTTACCCAAGGGGTGAAGGTTGAGTTGCCAAAGGTGGATGCAGAGCTGGTGGAGAATAGCAAGCAGGAGCCGGTGGTTGTTACTGTACGTGAGGATGGATCATTCTATATGAATATTGGGGATCATCCCGAGGAGCCGGTTGAGCAGCATATTTTACAGAAACGGGTATCGGTACTGATGAATCGGAAGCCGGGTACAGAGGTGCTGGTGCGTGGTGATCACAAGGTGGATTACGGTACTGTAGTCTCGATAATGGCGTTGTTGCAACAGTCCGGTGTTCCCAGTGTGGGGCTAGTGACCGATCAGCCATAA
- the tolQ gene encoding protein TolQ, whose amino-acid sequence MNHELSITALILDASPVVQLILLLLVAASIWSWNIIFRKLHDFRGAIEAADRFEDLFWSGKSLSDLFRQFEGKKPNGMAGIFVSGFREFIRLRKRSGMRSSDVVDGSGRAMRVALNRDLDQLEESLSFLATVGSTSPYVGLFGTVWGIMNAFSAIGATSNATLAMVAPGISEALVATAIGLFAAIPGVIFYNRFSTEIERLHNRYDIFLEEFSSILRHQSHSDEADDEELE is encoded by the coding sequence ATGAACCATGAACTCTCAATTACAGCGCTAATTCTGGATGCTAGCCCGGTAGTACAGTTAATTCTGCTTTTACTGGTGGCTGCATCTATCTGGTCATGGAATATCATATTTCGCAAACTGCATGACTTCAGGGGGGCCATTGAGGCGGCTGACCGTTTTGAGGATCTGTTCTGGAGCGGCAAAAGTCTGAGTGATCTGTTTCGTCAGTTTGAGGGGAAAAAACCAAATGGTATGGCCGGTATTTTTGTCTCCGGTTTCCGTGAATTTATCAGGCTGCGCAAACGTTCAGGGATGAGATCCTCTGATGTGGTTGATGGTTCCGGGCGTGCCATGCGAGTGGCACTTAATCGTGATCTCGATCAACTGGAGGAGAGCCTGTCGTTTCTGGCTACGGTTGGATCTACCAGCCCATATGTTGGTCTGTTTGGAACGGTTTGGGGGATCATGAACGCATTCAGTGCTATCGGCGCCACCAGTAATGCAACTCTCGCCATGGTTGCTCCGGGCATCTCTGAGGCGCTGGTGGCAACAGCCATCGGGCTGTTTGCTGCGATCCCGGGAGTAATCTTTTATAACCGTTTCTCCACCGAGATTGAGCGACTACATAATCGTTATGATATTTTTCTGGAGGAGTTCTCCAGTATTCTCAGGCATCAGTCGCATAGTGATGAAGCTGATGATGAAGAGCTGGAATGA
- the ybgC gene encoding tol-pal system-associated acyl-CoA thioesterase: MRPFRFPVRIYYEDTDSGGVVYYANYLKYMERARTEWLRFLGFEQDQMIEDEGVIFAVRSVTVDYNSPARFNDELEVVTSSQKVGKASISLRQDIYRSGEKRPLCSGAVKIASLNSETFKPVPLPEKLYKKIQKS, from the coding sequence ATGAGACCTTTCCGTTTTCCAGTGCGAATTTACTATGAGGATACCGATTCCGGTGGCGTGGTCTACTATGCCAACTATCTGAAATATATGGAGCGTGCCAGAACAGAGTGGTTGCGATTCTTAGGGTTTGAGCAAGACCAAATGATAGAGGATGAAGGGGTGATTTTTGCGGTCCGTTCGGTCACAGTTGATTACAATTCACCAGCACGTTTCAATGATGAGCTTGAGGTTGTAACCTCGTCTCAAAAAGTTGGTAAAGCGAGTATATCCCTTAGGCAGGATATCTATCGTAGCGGTGAGAAGAGACCTTTGTGTAGTGGAGCTGTTAAAATTGCCAGTCTGAACAGTGAGACATTCAAGCCTGTACCACTGCCTGAGAAACTTTATAAAAAGATACAGAAATCATGA